gATATAGCTTTTCAACTCGACAAATACAAGCTGGAGCtaaaaaaatgacaaacaaattttaaaactaaagcctagtcttgaagtgaaacgaaaatttttatataaaaccagCACGACGAAAtactaaaatttagtttttccaTGCACATTCACGCAGCTTAACCACCGAAATTCTTTACTGTGCTAGAatatttggagagttttcaatcgtttttCACTGACATTTAACTGTCCAAGAAATTTTTCTTactctaagggccaatttttcaatagacagttaaacagtcagttagtacttattcctaaggatagagaaaaaatcaatttttcaacaggcagatatagcttattcctaagaataaaactatctgcttctttcagagacaaataaaaattattctaaggaataatctcaacaaaaatattgtgtcagttgtcaaagctgttttgaaagaattttgaaaaaaaaaaaaaaatacagtggaacacaagaaaacaaaaacaatcatgaataaaaatgacgtttaattttaaatatttttgaatttgacaattttttttttattctgtagaataaattattcttgattaaaaaattcaatgtttttatctgattgtttatgagcctaataactttattcatcGAACAGtaaactgactgtttattagaagattgaaaaattggctctaaaagagttttttttttactttggagacttattagaaaaacttttaatttaaatcaaccaaagactgttttttcttgttttccgtacacagttttaaaattttgaataaataaatcatttttattaaaaaaaaaaacaaaatcgacttccatggatcgaaACTAGGTTTTATAGTTTTCTCATAGATTCTATAGCCAGAACTGGAATACACTGcaagcaccagctttccaatacaaaaagaattatcaaaattggttcactccgtccaaagttatgagttaacaaacataaaaaaataaattaaaaaaatacagacgaattgaatacctcctcctttttggaagtcggtaaaaaaaatcagaaaatgtgcaaatacgggacaatcacgggacaaattccTAAATACGGGACAactatacgtcccgggtttcttaaataaaaacccgggacaagctgttgaaatacgggacagtcccgggtaaaccgggacggatggtcaccgtaaggATACTTGTCCGAGACGCTCTGCTTGGTGATCTTTTcacataaaatcatttttatatttcgttttttgcactgctggattatttttttagataactaTTTTAtctttaagagccaatttttcaatcttctaataaacaatcagttaactgttcgacgaataaagttattaggctcataaacaatcagataaaaacattgaatttttcaatcaagtataatttattctacagaataacaaaaaaaaattgtcaaattcaaaaatatttaaaattaaacgtcattttattcatgattgtttttgttttcttgtgttccactgtatttttttcaaaattctttcaaaacagctttgacaactgacacaatatttttgttgagattattccttagaataatttttattcgtctctgaaagaagcagagagttttattcttaggaataagctatatctgcccgttgaaaaattgattttttctgtattctaaggaataagtactaactgactgtttaactgactattgaaaaattggccctaaatgtaaaataataaaaccatttttacttataaaaaattagttttttaaaaaacggctctaacgattttgaaaattttttgtctaaaaatgcaccttattttattaatcaaaactgcatacttgttttggagggcaatttgatttcagattttattttatgttttaaaaaaactaattttatttttttttttccaaatttctatataaaaagtcttaaaaatttaagcaactttaagagcccccgcacactacagactttctatcggcctatagtttagtcgggttgggctccaAGTGTGCGCACATGTACCCGACTAAATAGTCGGGTCGgtatgaaatattttagtttgaaggcaattgtgtagcaaaagaaactttttttgtgatcaaacaaactttttgatcgcccgatacttaatcgttgtaaTGAGCGCACTTTCATATATTTTCACACTGtttaagagaccgactaaactatcggccgatagaaagtttgtagtgtgcgggggctctaactctaagagcaagttcgtgcgacccagtcgtggattttatttcttttctactttattttattacatattTTCATTTATGCTGAAGTATTATCTAGGTTTTCTATCGATAGCAAaagattaaaaagaaaaactttgttttaaaactttttaatatgCTTTTATTGACattaacttaaatttaagaaaaaaacagagaaGTGCTTGgtacattaaaaatttagtattgcatataaattgagttttttttttgatcaacaAGTTGATTGattataagaaataataaaataaaataaaaatttaattcgaTACTTTCGATGTTATGCTTTACGAAGTATGCTTCACAGAAGTTGGTACTTTTGGCAAACCAAATTCATCGACTTCAATTCCActctaaaaaataatgaatacaATTCATTAGTAtgtaattttgtatttcaaattcaaaacgaAACTCACCGATGGCTTAATGCTATCAGCTCCAGGTTCCTTATCAGGAACTGCTGGAGTCTTAACAACGTCATCTAAGTAACTTGTATCATCATCCAATGCAATTTCATCACCCAATGCCATCAATTCTGACTCGAGTTCTTCATCGTCAACCTCTGGCATGTTGTATGTACGACCAAGAGCTTGTTGGACTTCATCAGCTTCTTCCAACATGTCAGCCATATCATCATGAATGTCCTAGAATGAATAAACATTGACATTAATTTTAAGGTCATTAAAGAGTGTCTATTAAAAAAGCTCACTTCAATGCTATCaatattaatgtttttgaattcCTTCTTCATTTGTTTGACTCCATCCTTCATGGCAATAACAGTGGCATTTGTATCTTTTAAAGTTTGAGCAGCATAATTGGCTTGTTCCATGTTGAACGATTGATTGCGAAGACTCTCAATTTGCTGTTCATAACTGCAAAAttaaacaagtgattttagttCTTAAATAAATGATAATCTACGAATCTACATACGCTTTCTTTTGTTTGAGAACACGCATAGCCTTTTGTTTGACAGAATTCTTTGCTGGACCTTCGCGCATTTTACTCATCTGCTCACGGTATTTGCGAAGTTCGGTTTCCAATTTGTTAACTTTTTCTTCGATGCTATTGGCTCGGGTATCAATCTacaataggtttttttttaaattattttgtaataaataaaattataagccATTTTGATATAAACTTACCCCAGCAATGCAATCATTTATATTTGGTGGTGGAACCTTGGGTTTAGCTTTGCCGAATAAACgattcattttgttatttttaattatttcaaatttttctcaaaaatgaagagatttttctattattttatagtttttctgtAAATTTCGTGATGGATGACGAATTTCTTGTTTGTGCTTTTTTTTGGCCTTTGACAGTTGACTgataaagcaaaacaaaaaagacaaaaaaatatacagggaTGTTATATTATTGGgaagagaaaaataataaaaaaattaattctttgttGCACTTTAagggcttggccacactggagggtatgcggtagcggtacgggtagcggtgagggtacttgtatgaaaaaaattccaaactgacacatcaacgttcaggtgtggaatttttttagtacaaatatcgttaccgcataccctccggtgtggccaaacattaaaggcttggccacaccggatgtgtcagtttggaatttttttcatacatgtaccctcaccgctacccgtaccgctaccgtataccctccgctaccgcatgtaacctccggtgtggccaagcccttaaggcttggccacactggagggtatacGGTAGCGGTACtggtatttgtatgaaaaaacttccaaactgacacatcaacgttcagatgtggaatttttttcatacaaatacccgtaccgctaccgcatgtaccttccggtgtggccaagccttaaggcttgatatgtcagtttggaatttttttcatataaatatcgttaccgctacccgtaccgctaccgcataccctcgggtgtggccaagcctttaagacttggccacaccggagggtatgcggtaggggtacgggtagaggtaacggtacttgtatgaaaaaaattccaaaatgacatatcaacgttcagatgtggaatttttttcatacaaatatcgttaccgctacccgtacctctaccgcataccctccggtgtggccaagcctttaaaggcttcACTACACCggaagggtatgcggtagcaGGCCGGGTAGTTTGTGTAAAGAAATCCAAACTAGAAAGGCTTGACCACGCCGGAGGGTATATGCGGTAGTGGTACGGATATTTGTATGagaaaaattccacatctgaacgttgatgtgttaaggcttggccacaccggagggtatgcggtatagcggtaacgatatttgtactaaaaaaattccacacctgaacgttgatgtgtcagtttggaatttttttcatacaagtaccctcaccgctacccgtaccgctacggAATACCCTCcaatgtggccaagcctttagttttgaatttttttcatacaagtacccgtaccgctaccgcatacacCGGTGTGGTACGCTGCTGAGGTCGAGGTGAAAGGAAAATGTTGAAAGTCTCAAAAGTCAAACATATCTTTTGGATTTATGGTTTCTTCACTTTTAATTtattagggccagttgtacaaatatttaatccgtggatcagcaacttttatcttctgaaatcggtagcaaggctgaagtttagcactggttcaaggttcatatatgtaaaaatagccacattcatgcttgaaccacagttgacccgcagctaatccgccgaaatcggtgggtttagttcctgatccgaggctgaaccacgtttgtacaactggcccttaggggtattcacgaatggtcttgtatcgttgtaaaagtgcaaaagtataacattttcttaaaataaaacaaccaaatatacagactacacttttacacttttgctataccccaaccctattgcaaaaataaaatacaatggtgcaaaaaAGAATActcaatgatattttttcgttagcattttcgttgtcgactttggagacttgaaactttttcgtttgtgccgggctacacggtgatttttcaatcgcctaaccagtcagtttgtaggcaagaaggctgaggattttcctctttttgaagttagttcctagaaaatgtgaattggaacttgattgggcacaacactgtgtagccaggccctttcgcatcagcagcgtactaggcttcacccgcaaaatttaaatatttggagcCGCTAGCaagaaaaagtctccacttaatTTTGTGCGGGCAAATAATGTTCGAAGCATTATTTTGCTGGCAAAATTGggacaggaaaaaaaataaaactaaattgaaaaaaattcaaacaaaattaataaaatactttgaaagtgaaaacgaaataaataaaactcagaatcaaataaataaaaaatttaatttaatttgaaaaaagaaaaaaattctgtaaattgataaaatttacTTGATTTctccaacttcaaaattttgagcGGGATTTGTAcacataaaatttatttttttttccgatcTGCGTGCTAGGCTTcaactgcgtaccaggcttaaatataaaggcttggccacaccgaagggtacatgcggtagcgttacgggtacttgtatgaaaaaaattccaaactgacacatcaacgttcagatgtggaatttttttcatacaaatatcgttaccgctacccgtacctctaccgcataccctccggttgcactaaaaaaattccacacctgaacgttgatgtgtcagtttggaatttttttcatacaagtaccctcaccgctacccgtaccgctaccgcataccctccagtgtggccaagcctttaatgaTTCTCCGAAATCAAGTTctccaaaaattatttagtgTGTGTTCACCTTTAATAATTAAGACGAATAAAAGCGCCCTCTAACATTTCAAAACTATACTTAAAATCCCACTGAactgaaaaacgaaatttaTGACATTCTCTTTTGTTCTCTTCATCTTTTATCTTTCTTCATTCCTTTGTGTGGCACTCTGCCTAGCACCCGCTCTGCtttcttttacaaaataagTGCTGCCGCGTCGGatgtaaaatacaaaaagaaaaaagatcttttaagtttgttttttgccTCCATAGTCGTATTAATTATAAAGtattcttttttaactatttcccaaattaagaaataattaaaataaactagtaattttaatatttttacaaaatttttggacttaattttcgttaaaactctaaagaaaagaagaagaacgAACAAATTGAACAACAATGGCCGACGAAGTTGAAGTCCAAGAGAAAACCATTGCCGAGGATTTAGTTGTAACCAAATATAAATTGGCTGGTGAAATAGTTAACAGTAAGTTGATTAAcattattaaataatataaattttaagaaaaatgtgaattataaaaaataaaagaaattcagGACTGAAGTactctttttttattgaaagaagcAACATTTCTTCTCCACATCTTCACattttcccttaaaaaaaaagagccacGCGGATGGTTGCCCGAATTCTaaccttcaaaaaaaattgtatttcgatttttttgaaacttatgttttatctttaaatttaattaaattgatttaaaattgaagtcgTTGGTGTTTAATGAATcctaacgtttttttttcgatttttttttttaattccaaaatttAGATTAAAATAAGCAGATGCTTTTGGTGTCGAAATGTCTTTCTTTCATTTCCTGAAAAGCTGGACCTTGGAAGAGCCAACTCAGCGATGTTGATTTGGCACCTTTCATTTTAGGACACGTTGATCgttcttttgttttcttatatttttggttaaaaaagccGGTTGACGAATAACGTCACGCCATTAGACCAGCATTCAATCGCCACGCTGCTGTTATTTTTAGAGATATTTGACgataatctttttttcttccataGTCAATGCATTagcttttttttgcaatttacaaACACCTACAAGCGTATCTTGTCGCTACagattaatatatttttagtgtttttttttttttgtttgttcatttAAGCTTGAACTGCACaaaatcgattttattttttttttgcttcacatTTTCAAATGCAAACACATAGAGCATCGCTCTTTTTCTCATGCTCATGTGCGTGTGTTGTGTGCAGATGGGGAGATTTAACTGCATCGAacagggaaaaaaataaatacattgatCTAGGTTAGTTGATGTCGGTTTAAATTAttatgctgttttttttttttttttgtggtattaTAACATACCTACACTGTAAATTATTGATGTTAAGTAATTAAAATTGTGGGTTTTTGGTTTTGGGGTACTGACCACTATAATATCGAAGAAAATTATATAGTTTCTTAAAAGGGATGATGGGgctattataatataaaaaaaacaataattttaaagacaaaaaCAATAACATCAGTTTGAGGAAACGAATTTATATAGGTACACACATTTTGCAAATAGTGATGTGTTGTGTGATGCGTTTGTGATGTGTTGTGTGATGCGTTTGATGGTCTAAGTATTTGTTGTTTGAACGCTGAAAGTATAAGAGCTAAATATACCATGTTATATCAAATGTTTAGTACCTCAAAGTTGGATGTTATTATGGTAGCTGAATCGTGGTTGAATACTTATATTTCGGACGCGTTAGTATCTTTACCTGGTTTCAATATGCACAGGAGTGATAGGGAAAATAGAGTTGGAGGTGGAGTTTGTGTATATGTACGTGAAAATATTTCATCTGCTACAGTTTTCAAATCAACTGAAACTaacattgattttgtttttgttgaaatgagTAATTCAgttgaaaagtttttaattgtaGCGGTCTATAGTCCCCCGAATATGTTTAAAGAAGAAAACCTGCGTGAATTAGAGGAAGCTTTATTAAAACTCGGTCCTAAATACACTGACGTTTTAATTGGAGGtgattttaatgtaaattttttatcCAATAACAGTTTTACTcgattttttaatcatttctgTGATAAAATGGGTCTATCGGTTATAAATAATCGATGGCCAACATGTTTCAAGTCTGAAACTAATCCTTCCCTGATTGATATGTTTTTGACCAGCTCAAGGTATAGAATTCTGGGAAATGATCAAATAAGACCGACTTCTGAGTTTATCCATGATTTCATATTTTGCTCGCTTCAGTTTGATGTTGACAGAACACATTTTTCTCGAACATTTACCTTTAGATCCTTTCGTAACTTCGACTATGAAGACATAAGTAGAAATTTCTCTAGTTTTGATTGGAATCAGATTTATTATTTGGGTGATGTTAATAGCAAGGTGCAATTGTTTAACAACTTATTGACTCGGTTATATGATAACTACATCCCATTAGTTACTAAGGAGTTAAAAACTAATAGATGTCCTTGGTTCAATGGCAACTTAAAATATATCATTCGGGAGAGGGAGCGTTTTTTCCGGCGATTTAAAAATAATCCTACAGAATTCAATAAAAGGCAGTATATTTATGCTCGAAATAAAGTTAATTCTACTATTCGCAATGCTAAGCGTACATATTTACTCAAGAaacttgatccct
This DNA window, taken from Episyrphus balteatus chromosome 2, idEpiBalt1.1, whole genome shotgun sequence, encodes the following:
- the LOC129910005 gene encoding charged multivesicular body protein 5, with translation MNRLFGKAKPKVPPPNINDCIAGIDTRANSIEEKVNKLETELRKYREQMSKMREGPAKNSVKQKAMRVLKQKKAYEQQIESLRNQSFNMEQANYAAQTLKDTNATVIAMKDGVKQMKKEFKNINIDSIEDIHDDMADMLEEADEVQQALGRTYNMPEVDDEELESELMALGDEIALDDDTSYLDDVVKTPAVPDKEPGADSIKPSSGIEVDEFGLPKVPTSVKHTS